From the Streptomyces sp. NBC_00390 genome, the window CCTGACCGCGCGGGCGCGGCGGACCGCGAGGCCACGTCCGCGGGACCGAACGGCGGCATCCGCCGTCGGTGCGCCCGGGCAGGTGTGCTGCGTCCGGTCGGCCGTGGACAGCCCCGCCGCCGTCGGTCGACCCGGTCGGTGGGCCTGGGCATCGGTCGGCGGGTCCGCCCGGGCAGGTGTACTGCGTCCGGTCGGCGCTGTGGACACACGCCGCCGGCCGCCGCCCCGTCCGGGGCCGAGAGCGAGCGGCGGAATCCGACGTCAGGTGCCGGGTCCGGCCGATGGGCCATGAGTAACCTCACCACCCGACGGTCCGCCCCGGGTGCGCGCGCGGTTGCCGCGGTGCACCGCCCGGCGTGCGGCGGCCCGCACGCTCCGACGGGTTCGCCGCACCTGGCGGTGCGTCCGGGCCGGTGGGCGTCTCACCTCTGGAACACCCCAACGTGGGCACAGAAAAGCCGCGGGCTGCGACCACACTCGGTGTGTCGCAGCCCACGGCTCTTTGTTCAGCTCTGCAGCTGTAGCTGTGCGATCAGGCGGACTTCCTGCTGTCACGCGGGTGCACAGCGATGTTCATGGCGCCGGAGCGCAGGACCGCCAGCCTTTCGGCCAGCACCTCCTCGAGTTCCTCGCGGGTACGCCGCTCCATGAGCATGTCCCAGTGCGTACGCGCCGGCTTGCCCTTCTTCTCTTCGGGGCCGTCCCCGTCAACGAGGAGTGCCTGGGCGCCGCACGCCTTGCACTCCCACTCCGGCGGAATCTCCGCCTCGACCGAGAACGGCATCTCAAATCGATGTCCGTTCTGGCATGCGTACTCCACCGCCTGGCGCGGGGCCAGATCGATGCCGCGGTCCGTCTCGTAGCTGGTAACCACAAGTCGCGTGCCGCGGAGAGCTCGCTCACTCATGAATCGTGCCTCCCGGGCTTGTCGCCCACAGGACAGGTGTCGCTGTCGTCGTCATCCGGTCAACGTCCGGTCGGCGGTAAAGATTCCCGTTCCGGGTCATGCGTCGCCCGTCGTGCCGCTGCTTTCCCATTGCTTGGGGTACCCACCAGTGCCCGGTTTGTCACATCTGACAGAAAGTGTCACCCAGTGATTTCACTTCTTCCGCACGCAGTAACGGTCCGCCTGGCAGGCCAAAGGCGTACACTACCGGCCTTTCACTTCAACGTCTAAATCCGCTCCGGTACCGGGTTGCCCGCGGCAGCCACCGCGCGGCGCACCGGCACCCGTGCGAGCAGCACGAATCCGAGCGCGAAGAAGATCACCAAGGAGATGATGGCGTCCCGGTAGCTGCCCGTCATCTGAAACGCGAGGCCGAACACCAGCGGGCCGAGCCAGCTGAGCCCCCGGTCGCTCATCTCGTAGGCCGAGAAGTACTCCGCCTCCTTGCCACGCGGCACCAGATGTGAGAACAGCGAACGCGAGAGCGCCTGGCTCCCGCCCAGTACCAGTCCGATCGCGGCCGCCAGCACGTAGAACCAGACCGGAGCGTGCGCGGGCAGGAAGTAGCCGGCGGCCAGGATCACGGTCCAGACGCCCAGCGAGCCGAGGATCGTCCGCTTCGCGCCGTACGTCCGTGCCAGCCGGCCCATCCCCAGCGCGCCCGCCACCGCCAGCACCTGGACCAGCAGCACCGCCGTGATCAGCGTCGTCTGGTCGAGGCCCAGTTCCTCGGAACCGTAGACCGAGGCCTGCGAGATCACGGTCTGCACGCCGTCGTTGTAGACGAGATACGCCAGCAGGAACGACAGCGTGAGCGGATGGCGGCGCATGTCCCGCAGCGTCGCCATCAGCTGGCGCCAGCCCGATCCGACCGTGCCCTCGGCGCCCGGCGCGACGTGGCGGTCCCGCAGCCGGCGCAGCGGCACCAGCGTGAAGGCACCCCACCACAGGCCGGCGGAGGCGAGACAGATCCGCACCGCGTCGCCCTCGGAGAGCCCGAAGGTGTCGTGGCCCGAGTAGACGACCAGATTCAGTACCAGCACCAGGGCGCCCGAGGTGTAGCCGAAGGCCCAGCCTCGCGACGACACCGCGTCGCGCTCGTCAGGTTCGGAGATCTGCGGCAGATAGGCGTTGTAGAGGACCATCGAGACCGACAGCGACGCATTGGCGACGATCAGCAGGAACGCGCCCAGCACGTACCGGTCGCCGTCCAGGAAGAACATCCCGGTCGTGGCCGTCGCGCCCAGATACGCCGCGACGGCGAGCAGCGGTTTCTTGCGGCCCGTACGGTCCGCCACGGCACCCACGAGCGGCATCACCAGCACCGCGATCACCACTGACGCGGACACCGCATATGCGAAGAGGGAACCCGCCCGCACCGGCACGCCGAGCGGATGCACGAACCCGTCGGCGTCCGCCGCGGCCTTCGCCACGGCCGTCAGATAGGGCCCGAGGAATACGGTCAGGACGCTCGTCGAGTACACCGAGCACGCGAAGTCGTAGAAGTACCAGCCGCGTTGCTCGCGTCTGCGCTCATCCGTCCCGTCGGTGCGGTCCGTGGTCCCGGCCGTCATCGCGCCCCCTCGCTCATACCCGTTGCAGGCGCGTTCGGGGTCAGACCCACACTCCCCGGTCGGAAAGTACCGTGCGCAGTGTCTCCAGATGATCGGTCATGATGCCATCGACGCCAAGGTCCAGGAGCGCGGCCATTCGATCGGCTTCGTTGACCGTCCAGACATGGACCTGGAGGCCCCTCTCGTGGGCCGCCCGTACGAACCGCCGGTCCACCACGCGGATGCCGCTCTGTGTCTCCGGCA encodes:
- a CDS encoding MFS transporter; translated protein: MTAGTTDRTDGTDERRREQRGWYFYDFACSVYSTSVLTVFLGPYLTAVAKAAADADGFVHPLGVPVRAGSLFAYAVSASVVIAVLVMPLVGAVADRTGRKKPLLAVAAYLGATATTGMFFLDGDRYVLGAFLLIVANASLSVSMVLYNAYLPQISEPDERDAVSSRGWAFGYTSGALVLVLNLVVYSGHDTFGLSEGDAVRICLASAGLWWGAFTLVPLRRLRDRHVAPGAEGTVGSGWRQLMATLRDMRRHPLTLSFLLAYLVYNDGVQTVISQASVYGSEELGLDQTTLITAVLLVQVLAVAGALGMGRLARTYGAKRTILGSLGVWTVILAAGYFLPAHAPVWFYVLAAAIGLVLGGSQALSRSLFSHLVPRGKEAEYFSAYEMSDRGLSWLGPLVFGLAFQMTGSYRDAIISLVIFFALGFVLLARVPVRRAVAAAGNPVPERI
- a CDS encoding RNA polymerase-binding protein RbpA, translating into MSERALRGTRLVVTSYETDRGIDLAPRQAVEYACQNGHRFEMPFSVEAEIPPEWECKACGAQALLVDGDGPEEKKGKPARTHWDMLMERRTREELEEVLAERLAVLRSGAMNIAVHPRDSRKSA